The genomic interval TCGGCGGCCGAGCTCGCCATCGCGCTCATGCTCGCGGCGGCGCGCGGCGTGGCGCGCTCCGACAAGCTCCTCAGGAACGGCAAGTGGGACCGCGCCTACCTCGGGCGCGAGGTCGAGTCGGCGCGGCTCGGGGTGATCGGCCTCGGGCGCATCGGCTCCCTCGTGGCGCGCAAGGCGCAGGGCCTCGGGATGCAGGTGGCGGCGTACGACCCGTACATCAACCGACGTAGGGCCGACGAGCTGAAGGTCGAGCTGTTCGACGACTTGCACGCCATGCTGGCGCGGTCGGACTTCCTGACCGTCCACACGCCGCTGACGGACGAGACGCGCGGCATGGTCGGCGGCGAGGAGCTCGCCGCCCTGCCGGTCGGGGCCGTGGTCGTCAACGCCGCGCGTGGCGGCATCATCCAGGAGGACGCGCTCCTCGCCGCCCTCGAGTCCGGGCGGCTCTTCGGAGCGGGGCTCGACGTCTACGTGCTCGAGCCGCCGCGCCCCGACCATCCGCTGCTGCTACGCGACGATGTCGTGCTGACCGCGCACCTGGGCGCCAACACGCGCGAGGCGCAGCACCGGGTCGGGGAGCAGATACTCGAGCGGACGCTGGCGGTCCTGCAGGGCGACTACTCGGTCGGCATCGTCAACGCCCCCGCCCTGGCTCCGAGCGTCATGGCCGCGCTCGGCGTCCACCTCACCCTAGGAGAGCGCCTGGGCGGCATGGCGACGCAGCTCGCCCGCGGGCGCGTCCACGCCGTCGAGGTGGAGTTCTCGGGCGACTTCCCCCTGGACCCCGACCCCATCGCCACCGCCGTGGTGAAGGGCCTCATGGAGCCTTTCCTCGACACCCCGCCAAGCTACGTGAACGCGCCGTCGTTGGCCCGCGACCGCGACATCCGGGTCAGCAAGGCGACCTCGACCGCCAACCGCGGCTACACGACCCACGTGCTTGTCACGGTCGAGGCGGCCGAGGGCGTCACGCGCGTAGGCGGCACCGTCCTGGCCGGTCAGCCGCGCATCACGAGCATCGAGGGCTACAACCTCGAGATCCGCCCGGAGGGCGCCATGCTCGTCTGCACGAACGTCGACAGGCCCGGGGCCGTCGGCCGGGTCGGGACCGTGCTCGGCGACGCCGGCGTGAACATCAACAGCATGCAGCTCTCCAGGGTGAGCGACGACGGCCTGGCCATGTTCGTCGTCAGCCTCGACTCCGCGCCGAGCGAGGCGGTGCTCGAGGTGCTCGCCGGCATGACCGACGTGATCCGTAGCCTACGCCTGGTGCGCCTGTGACCGGACCCCAGCGCCCCGCCGGCTCCAACGGCGCGCCGAGGGCCCAGCGCGCAGGGGGAGCCGCGGGCTTCAGGGAGCGCCTCCTCGCCCCCGGCCCGGTCGAGGTACCGCCCGCCGTCCTGGAGGCCGTAGCGCGCCCCGTGCCCCATCACCGCGCCGCCGCGGCGCGCGAGACGTTCCTCAGCGCCAGGTCGCGCCTGGCCCGGGTCTTCATGGTGCCGGGCGACGACGTGCTGATCGTGACGGGCAGCGGCACCGCCGGTTTCGAGGCGGCCCTCGTAAGCAGCGTGCCGGCCGGTGGCACGGTGCTCGCCCTACAGGCCGGCAAGTTCGGTGAGCGCTGGGCCGGCATGGCCGAGCGCCTCGGCTACGCCGTCGAGCGCTTCACGGCCGAGCTCGGCGCGGAGTTCGACGCCGCCGCGCTGGCGGACAGGCTCCGCGCCTTGCCTGACCTGGCCGCCGTGACGCTCGTGCATAGCGAGACCTCGACGGGCGCCCTCCACGACGTGAAGGCCCTCGCCGCGCTCGTGCGCGCCGAGCGGCCCGACGCGCTCGTGCTCGTCGACGCCGTCACGAGCCTGGCGTGCGCCGAGCTGCGCCCGCGCGAGTGGGGGTTGGACGCCGTCGTGTCCGGCTCGCAGAAGGGCGTGATGACGCCGCCGGGGCTGGCGTTCGTCTGGCTCTCGGAACGCGGCTGGGAGCGCGCCGCCAAGAGCGCTCAGCCGCGCTACTACCTCGATCTCCACCGGGAGCGGCGCAAGCAGGCCGCGGGGGAGACGGCGTACACGCCGGCGGTGTCGCTCGTGGCGGGCCTCGACGTCGCCCTCGGGCTCCTGCTCGCCGAAGGTCTCGAGGCGGTGTGGCGGCGCCGGGCGGCGCTGAACGCCGGCCTTCTCGCCGCCGGCGTCGCGCTCGGCATGCGGCCGCTGGCGCACCGCCCGAGCCCCGCCGTGGCGGCGCTGCTCGTGCCGGACGGCGTGAGCGCCCCCGACGTCGTCAAGGCGGCCCGCGCGCGCGGCGCGGTAGTGGCCGGCGGCCAGGACGAGCTCGGGCCCGTGCTCCTGAGGCCGTCGCTGCTCGGGCACGCCGACCGTTACGACGCCATCGGCGCCGCCCAACTCCTCGAGGACGCGCTCGCGGACGTGCAGGTCGGCGCACCCCGCGGGGTGGCGGCGGTCGCCGCCCTGCGCGCCATGGACGAGGCCGAGTGAGCGCGGCCAAGACCGCCGCCCCTGATGCTGCCGCGCGGGGTGGCGGCGAGCTCGTGCTGGTGCGGCATGCCCCCACGACGCCCGTTCCCGGCGCGGCCGCCGCCACGTGGCGGCTGGCGCCCGGCGCGATGGAGCTGACGGCGGCGCTCGGCATGGCGCTCGCCGGCGTGCGGCTTGCGGCGCCCGCCGGTGGCTCCGGTGGGCCGGTGGACGCGGTGGTCTCCAGCCACGAGCCCAAGGCCCTGGCCACGGCACGCACCCTCTCGCTCGTCCTTGGCGTTCCGACCACGACCGGCACGGACCTGGAGGAGCACCACAGGGACGACGTCCCGTTCATGCCGGAGGCCGAGTTCCTGCGTACCGTGAAGCGTTTCTTCGGCCGCCCTGACGTCCTCGTGTTCGGGAGCGAGACTGCGCGGGAGGCCGAGGCGCGCTTCCGCCGGGGCGTCGCCGACGCGTTGACTACCAGACCCGGCAAGCGGGTAGCGGTCGTGTCGCACGGCACGGTGATGGCGCTCGCCTTGGCGGGCTCGAACGGGCTCGAGCCGTTCGAGCTCTGGCAGTCCTTGAAGCTCCCTGAGGCGATCGTCGTGAGGCGCGACCTCACGATCGTCGAGCGGCTCTCGTTGGAGGTGTGAGGGGCTCTTCGGGCCCGGCGGCTTGAGGGGGCGGAGAGCCGGGGCGCTCTCGAGCGCTCCGGCGCCGCCTCGACCGCCCTTACGCCCCGCGCTTGCGGGCGATCCCGACGATGCCGAGACTGCCTGCGAGCCAGCGTCCGAGGTCGAAGCCGCCGTACAGCCGGACGTCCGCGAAGCCGGCATGCCGCAGCGCCCTCTCCAGCTCGAACCGCCCGAAGTAACGCTGCGTCAGGGTCGCTGTCCTGCGCGTGAGCCTGCCGTCGTCCCCCTGCTCGTCCAGGTAGTAGCGGCTCTCCACGAGCTGGCGCTCCGCGTCGTGCTCCTGCACCAGGAACAGGTCGGCGCCCCTCCCCAGACCGGCCACTAACGCGCCCTCGCGCCGGAGCACGCCCACCTGACCGAGGTGCGGCTGGTAGACGTCGAACGCGAACGTGCCAGCCGGCTCGAGGTGGTCGAGCACCGCCGCGAGCGCGCGGTCCTGGTCCGGAAGCGTGTAGAGGTGCATGAGGGTGTTGAAGGGCGCGACGGCGAGCGGGAAGGTGCGCCCGAGGGACAGCTCGCGCATGTCGGCGTGCACCAGGCTCACCTGGTCGTGCCCGGCCAGGCGCTCCGCCGCGCGCTCGAGCATGGGAGCGGAGGCGTCGACGGCGACGACGGCGTGACCGGCCCTGGCCAGCGCCTCCGTCACCCTGCCGGTGCCGCACCCCAGCTCGAGCACCGGGCCGCCGTACTCGTCGGCCAGGCGCAGGTAGAACGGTAGGTCGTCGCGGTACGTGGCGTACTGGAGGTCGTAGATATCGGGCGCCGTGTCGTAGATCATGCGTCGGCTCCGGTAGAGGCGACGACGAGACGCTCGGCGGCGCGCGCCAGCGCCGGTCGATGGGTTACGGCGAGCACGAGCCTGTCGGAGGCCAGGCGCACGAGGAGCGCCACGATCTCCGCCTCGCTGCCGTCGTCGAGGTTCGAGGTCGGCTCGTCGAGCAGCACGGCGTCCGGCTTGCCGAGCAGGGCCCTGGCTATGGCCAGGCGTTGACGTTGGCCACCGGAGAAGCCGCCGCCGTCCTCGCCAAGCGGCGCGTCCAGCCCGCCGGGCGTCGCCCTGACGGCGGCCGCCATGCCCACGCCCTCGAGCGCCCACCACAGCTCCGCCTCTCCGACGGCGCGGCCCATGCTCAGGGCGTCGCGCAGGGCGCCGGAGAGGAGCTCGTGACCCTGCGGCACGTACGCGAGGCGAGCGCGCAACTCCGCCTCCGGCACGTCGGCCAGCGCCAGCGCGCCTGGCGCGCGCGCCGGCGGACCGCCCGTGCGCAGCTCGATCGTGCCCGCGCTGGGGGCGGCGAAGCGCAGGAGGAGGCGCAGGAGGGTGGTCTTGCCGCTCCCGCTCGCGCCAGTGACGACGACGAGCCCGCGGCGCGGCAGCTCCAGGTTCACGCGCTCGAGCACGGGCACGCCGGGCACGTAGGCGTAGGCGACGTTCCGCAGGACGATGAGGGGCGGGTCGGTGTCATCGGGGCGGTCGGCGGGAGCGCCGACCGACCCGCCGACCGCGCCGGCGCCTCGTGCGCCCGGCTCGGAGCCGGCGCGCCGGCGGTCCGGGTCGGTCGCGATGTCCAGGAGCTCGAAGGTCGTGGGCCTGGCGCTCATGGCCGCTCGGGCGCGGTCGTCTGCCGCGCCAGCGCTCGCGTCGAGAGCGCTCGCGTCGAGAGCGCCCCCGGCCAGCGCCCCCCCGTCCAGCGCCCGCAGCCTCCGGGCGGCAGCACGCGCCTCGCGGTACATGGCGTAACTATGCGGCAGGAGCTGCAGGGGGGCGGCCGCGAGGGCCACGAGCGTCAGGAACGCCACCACGTCCCCCACCGTCAACGTGCCGCGCCCGACGGCGTCGACGAGGATCACGACGAGGACGCCGATGGCGGCGAAGACGAGCACCTGCGTGGCGGGCACCTGCAGGCCGGCGATCAGGCTGCGCCGCGCGCTCTGGACCTCCACCTGGCGGTTGGCGGCCCCGAAGCGCCTGAGCATCTCGTCACCGGCTCCGAACGCCCGCACGAGCTCGTGGTGCTTGAGGCCTTCCTGGAGATGATGGCCGACCGCCTCGCTGCCTTCGAGCGCGCTGCGGCTCGCCCGCTCGAGCTTGCGGCCCAGCAGGCGCAGGATGCCGGCCGCCGGCAGCGCCAGCGCCACGAGCGCCAGCGCGGCGCGGGGGTCCGCCCGCAACAGGAGCGCGAGGATGAGGCAGAGCGTCGCCGACTCGGCGATGAGCGCGCCCAACCCGAAGCGGTAGAACGTCTCGACCTCGCGCAGGTCCGTGACGATCCTGCCGGAGAGCGCCCCGCTCGTCGCGGGGAGCGTGCCCGGCTCCGCGGCGAGGAGGCGCGCGTACAGCCGCTCGCGCCAGCGCGCGCCAACGTGGGCCGCCGCGCGCCCGAGCAGGGCGTCCTGCGCCCAGAGTGCGAGGCTGCCACCCACCGCGACGGCCCCCGCCGTGAGCAGGACGCGCGGCAGCGCGGCGACGTCCTGGGAGCGCAGCACCTGGTCGAATAGCGGCGTGACGAAGAGAGGCACGATCGCCACCCGCAACGCCGCGCCGACGAGGGCCGCGGCCGCGCCGAGCCACGCCGCCGTGGAGCGGGGGCGGAGGAGGTCGCCCGTCCGGTCCGGGGCGGCGGTCGGAGCGGTCATACGGTCGGGCTGGGCGTGACGGCGCGCAGGAGCTCGGCGGCCGCGCCGCGCCGCGGCATCGTCTCCGCCAGCCGCTCCCGCCTGCGCGCCAGGTCGGCCTCGTCGCGGAGCAGGGTGAGCGCGGCGTCGGCCACCCGCTCCGGGTCGACGTGGCCGCTCAGCTCGACCATGAGGTCCTCGCCGCTCACGCGGTTGGGCAGCGAGACGGGGACCTTGAGGCGCGTGACGAAGAGCCGCACGGCGTGCCGCTTGAGGTACTTCCCGACGACCGGTACGAGCCCGAGCCAGTGCCCGGCCCCCTCGAGCGGGATGAGCTCAGGCTTGTTCAGTGGCAGCAGGACGAGGGCGGGAGTGCCCGCGATGCCGAGCTCGAGCGTGTTGGTGCCCGGGATCGTGACCGCGAGGTCGGCGGCGCGCATGTGCCGGTAGCGGTCCTCCTCGGGCACGAGCTCCAGGAACGCGCCGCCGGGCGTAGCGATGACATCGCCGTGCTCGCCCCGCGCGAGGGTGCCGGCGACGCCGCCGAGCGTCGCGGCGTGGCGTCCGGCGACGCCGTCCGCGATGGTGCTCGCCTGGAGCAGGCGGCTGACGGGCCATACGAAGCGCGCCCCGGGCAGCGCCACGGCCAGCCGGTCGACGGTGGCGATGAGGAGCGGGATGACGTGGACGGCGAACGCGTCGCGGCTGCCGGCGAACAGGAGCACGTGGGGCCGGCCCGGCTCCGGCTCCGGCACGGAGTCGCCGACGGCGTCCGCTACCAGGTTGCCGACCACGCGCACGCGCTCGCTCGGCGCGCCGTGCCGCACCGCGCGCCGGCGCACCGCGTCGTCTGGTACGAGGAGCGCCTCCAGCCCCGGGTGCCAGTTGGGCTCGAAGCTGTAGCGGAACGCCGGGTAGCCGAGACGCTTGCCGAGCCCGGCCGCGTACGCCGCGCCGCCGCCGAGGCCGACGACGGTTCCCGGCACGCCCGGCTCGCTGGGGCGGAGCTCGTCAGGGACGCCGCCGCGGGCGGCGGCGCGCAAGTACTGGGCGGGCGTGGTGAGCGCGTCGGGGGCGAACGTGGCCGCGATGCTCGCCTCGTTGCCGCCGGCGAACTGGCACGGGACGAGGCAGATGGCCACGCGGGTGTTAGGGGCCGCTCTCCTGGCCTCCTCGATGACCGGCCTCACCCAGGTGTACAGCTCGCCCGGCCCGTTGCTGACGAGCACGAGCTGGAACTCCTCCCGAGCCATCAGCCGGCCGTGACGAAGCGCAGCACGCCGCGCCGGCTTGAGGCGACGAACTCCAGGAGCTCCCGGGCGTCGGCGTTCGTGGCGGCGAGCTCGGCGAGCGCCGCGTGGTCCTTACGGCGCATGAAGCGCATGGCCCGCTCCAGGTCGCGGTAGCGCTCGCCCGCGAAGCCGTTGCGCTTGAGGCCGACCGCGTTGAGGCGGTAGTGCCGCGCCGGGTTCCCGCGCGCCATGCTGAAGGGCAGGACGTCCTGGTTGGTGGCGCTGCCGGCGCCGAACATGGCGTAGGCGCCGACCCGCGCGAACTGGTGGACGAGCGCTCCGGAGCCCAGCACGGCGTGGTGACCGACCTGCACGTGGCCGCCCAGCTGCACGGCGGTGGTGATGACACAGTGTTCGCCGACGCTCGTGTTGTGCGACACGTGCGCGTAGCTCATGACGAGCGCGCCTCGCCCGACGCGGGTCTCGCGCCCCTCGCCGGTGGCGCGGTGGACGGTGGCGAAGTCGCGCAGGGTCACGTCGTCCTCGAGTACGGCCAGGCTCGGTTCGCCGTGGAAGGCGGTGTCCATCGGCTCCGCGCCCACGACCGCGTAAGGCCCGAGCGTGCAGCGCCGCCCGACGCGGCTGCCGGAGAGCAGCACGGTGCCCGGCAGCAGGCGCGTGCCTTCGCCGACCTCGACGTCAGCTTCGATGGTCACGAACGGGCCGATCTCGACGCCCCGGCCCAGCCTCGCGCGAGGGTCGACGGCGGCCGGTGCCCCGGTGCGGCCGGCTGGTTTGCCGGCGCGCTCGGCCCCGGCGGCGACGAACTCGTCCGGCCCCCCGGGACCGGCGAGCCGCTCGTCCGACCGCTCGCGCTCCGCCATCAACGCGCGTACATGAACGACAGGTTCGCTTCGGCCGCCACCTCGTCGCCGACGAGCGCCCGCGCCTCGACCTTGCAGAGGCCGCGCCTGAACAGGACGATGGTGCCCGTGAGGCGGAGCTGGTCGCCCGGCACGACCTTGCGCCTGAACTTGGCGCCGTCGACGCCCGTCAGGTAGCCGACGCCGGCGCCGCCCCCGACACCGGCGCCCTCGCGCACCGCCACCCCGACGGCCGCGGCCTGCGCGAGCGCCTCGAGGATCAGCACGCCCGGCATGACGGGCTCCTGGGGGAAGTGCCCGACGAAGAACGGCTCGTTGTAGCTGACGTTCTTGAGGCACTCGAAGGTGTCGCCCTCCTGCTTCACGAAGGCGTCGACGAGGAGGAACGGGTAACGGTGCGGGAGGATGCCGCGGATGTCTACGGCCATGTCCGTCAGTGTACAGGTACGCTCTTGCCTTCTCGCATCGCGGCGAGGATGCGAGTGGCGAGCTCGAGCGAGCGCATGTCGTCGTCCAGGGTGCCGATCGGGTCGGTCGTGCCCCTGATGCGCGCGAGGAAGTGCTCCAGCTCCTTGCGCAGCGGGTTCTCGTCGTGCACCAGGTGCCGGTCGAGCTTCACGTGTCCCGAGTGGGCGGCGCTGCCCGGCGTTCGGAAGAACTGCACCTCGCTGTACGGCTCCTTGGCGAAGTCGACGCGCACCGTCTTGTCGCGCTCGGCGATGAGCATGGTGCGTTCGGGGTCGGGCGACACCCGGCTGGCGAGGAAGCGGGCGAGGCAGCCGTTCTCGAACTTGATCTGGGCGACGGCCACGTCCTCGAGGGGCGAGCCGTTGAGCGGCAGCCCCGAGGCCACCACCTCGACCACGCCGTTGCCGTTGCCCATCAGCCCGAACACGATGTCGATGTCGTGGATCATGAGGTCCAGGACCACGCCGACGTCCTTCACGCGCTGGGAAGGGGAGAGGCGGCGCGCCTCGATCAGGTACGGCTGCCTCACCTCGCGTGCCAACATCTGCACCGCGCTGTAGAAGCGCGTGATGTGGCCGACCTGGAGCACGAGCCCCTGTTCCGCGGAGAGGCGGGCGAGGGCGTGCGCCTGGGCCACGTCCGTGGCGACCGGTTTCTCGACCAGGACGTGTACGCCGGCCTCGAGCAGGGTCCGCGTGACCCGGTAGTGGAGGCTCGTCGGCACTGCCACGCTGGCGGCGTCGATCTCCTCGTGGGCGAGGAGTTCCGCGAGCGTCGCGTAACCGGCGCAGCCGTAGGCTTGCTGGGCCTCGTGCCGCCTGCCCTCGTCGACCTCGACGACGGCCGCGATGCGGACCTTGGGGAGGGTCGCGTAGTTCGTGGCGTGGTAGCGCCCCATGACGCCCGTACCGACGACGGCCACGCGCAGCGGCGCGTCCGGGACCAGGTCGTGGGCGCTCACGACGCGGCCGCCATGGCCACGGCGCGCGCGAGCTCGTGATGGAGGGCGTGCGAGCCGCGCTCGATGGCGATCCGCGCCCGCACGGGGCGGCCGAGGAGCGCCAAGTCCCCGACGGCGTCGAGGGCCTTGTGGCGTACGGGTTCGTCTGGGTGGCGTAGAGGACGAGTCGGGCCGTCCATCGCGAAGACGATAACATGCGCCTCGCTCGCCCCCAGCGCCAACCCCCGCGCCTTGAGGGCCTCC from Trueperaceae bacterium carries:
- a CDS encoding class I SAM-dependent methyltransferase → MIYDTAPDIYDLQYATYRDDLPFYLRLADEYGGPVLELGCGTGRVTEALARAGHAVVAVDASAPMLERAAERLAGHDQVSLVHADMRELSLGRTFPLAVAPFNTLMHLYTLPDQDRALAAVLDHLEPAGTFAFDVYQPHLGQVGVLRREGALVAGLGRGADLFLVQEHDAERQLVESRYYLDEQGDDGRLTRRTATLTQRYFGRFELERALRHAGFADVRLYGGFDLGRWLAGSLGIVGIARKRGA
- a CDS encoding ABC transporter ATP-binding protein/permease; this encodes MTAPTAAPDRTGDLLRPRSTAAWLGAAAALVGAALRVAIVPLFVTPLFDQVLRSQDVAALPRVLLTAGAVAVGGSLALWAQDALLGRAAAHVGARWRERLYARLLAAEPGTLPATSGALSGRIVTDLREVETFYRFGLGALIAESATLCLILALLLRADPRAALALVALALPAAGILRLLGRKLERASRSALEGSEAVGHHLQEGLKHHELVRAFGAGDEMLRRFGAANRQVEVQSARRSLIAGLQVPATQVLVFAAIGVLVVILVDAVGRGTLTVGDVVAFLTLVALAAAPLQLLPHSYAMYREARAAARRLRALDGGALAGGALDASALDASAGAADDRARAAMSARPTTFELLDIATDPDRRRAGSEPGARGAGAVGGSVGAPADRPDDTDPPLIVLRNVAYAYVPGVPVLERVNLELPRRGLVVVTGASGSGKTTLLRLLLRFAAPSAGTIELRTGGPPARAPGALALADVPEAELRARLAYVPQGHELLSGALRDALSMGRAVGEAELWWALEGVGMAAAVRATPGGLDAPLGEDGGGFSGGQRQRLAIARALLGKPDAVLLDEPTSNLDDGSEAEIVALLVRLASDRLVLAVTHRPALARAAERLVVASTGADA
- a CDS encoding aminotransferase class V-fold PLP-dependent enzyme, with the translated sequence MTGPQRPAGSNGAPRAQRAGGAAGFRERLLAPGPVEVPPAVLEAVARPVPHHRAAAARETFLSARSRLARVFMVPGDDVLIVTGSGTAGFEAALVSSVPAGGTVLALQAGKFGERWAGMAERLGYAVERFTAELGAEFDAAALADRLRALPDLAAVTLVHSETSTGALHDVKALAALVRAERPDALVLVDAVTSLACAELRPREWGLDAVVSGSQKGVMTPPGLAFVWLSERGWERAAKSAQPRYYLDLHRERRKQAAGETAYTPAVSLVAGLDVALGLLLAEGLEAVWRRRAALNAGLLAAGVALGMRPLAHRPSPAVAALLVPDGVSAPDVVKAARARGAVVAGGQDELGPVLLRPSLLGHADRYDAIGAAQLLEDALADVQVGAPRGVAAVAALRAMDEAE
- a CDS encoding histidine phosphatase family protein produces the protein MSAAKTAAPDAAARGGGELVLVRHAPTTPVPGAAAATWRLAPGAMELTAALGMALAGVRLAAPAGGSGGPVDAVVSSHEPKALATARTLSLVLGVPTTTGTDLEEHHRDDVPFMPEAEFLRTVKRFFGRPDVLVFGSETAREAEARFRRGVADALTTRPGKRVAVVSHGTVMALALAGSNGLEPFELWQSLKLPEAIVVRRDLTIVERLSLEV
- the fabZ gene encoding 3-hydroxyacyl-ACP dehydratase FabZ → MAVDIRGILPHRYPFLLVDAFVKQEGDTFECLKNVSYNEPFFVGHFPQEPVMPGVLILEALAQAAAVGVAVREGAGVGGGAGVGYLTGVDGAKFRRKVVPGDQLRLTGTIVLFRRGLCKVEARALVGDEVAAEANLSFMYAR
- the lpxA gene encoding acyl-ACP--UDP-N-acetylglucosamine O-acyltransferase translates to MAERERSDERLAGPGGPDEFVAAGAERAGKPAGRTGAPAAVDPRARLGRGVEIGPFVTIEADVEVGEGTRLLPGTVLLSGSRVGRRCTLGPYAVVGAEPMDTAFHGEPSLAVLEDDVTLRDFATVHRATGEGRETRVGRGALVMSYAHVSHNTSVGEHCVITTAVQLGGHVQVGHHAVLGSGALVHQFARVGAYAMFGAGSATNQDVLPFSMARGNPARHYRLNAVGLKRNGFAGERYRDLERAMRFMRRKDHAALAELAATNADARELLEFVASSRRGVLRFVTAG
- the serA gene encoding phosphoglycerate dehydrogenase, with amino-acid sequence MMRILVTDDIQLGVLSDPGATLDDRAGIGRAELLRVIGDYDAIITRSRTQVDEELLEAGKRLKVVGRGGVGVDNIDLDAASRRDILVVNAPDANNVSAAELAIALMLAAARGVARSDKLLRNGKWDRAYLGREVESARLGVIGLGRIGSLVARKAQGLGMQVAAYDPYINRRRADELKVELFDDLHAMLARSDFLTVHTPLTDETRGMVGGEELAALPVGAVVVNAARGGIIQEDALLAALESGRLFGAGLDVYVLEPPRPDHPLLLRDDVVLTAHLGANTREAQHRVGEQILERTLAVLQGDYSVGIVNAPALAPSVMAALGVHLTLGERLGGMATQLARGRVHAVEVEFSGDFPLDPDPIATAVVKGLMEPFLDTPPSYVNAPSLARDRDIRVSKATSTANRGYTTHVLVTVEAAEGVTRVGGTVLAGQPRITSIEGYNLEIRPEGAMLVCTNVDRPGAVGRVGTVLGDAGVNINSMQLSRVSDDGLAMFVVSLDSAPSEAVLEVLAGMTDVIRSLRLVRL
- a CDS encoding Gfo/Idh/MocA family oxidoreductase, with the protein product MSAHDLVPDAPLRVAVVGTGVMGRYHATNYATLPKVRIAAVVEVDEGRRHEAQQAYGCAGYATLAELLAHEEIDAASVAVPTSLHYRVTRTLLEAGVHVLVEKPVATDVAQAHALARLSAEQGLVLQVGHITRFYSAVQMLAREVRQPYLIEARRLSPSQRVKDVGVVLDLMIHDIDIVFGLMGNGNGVVEVVASGLPLNGSPLEDVAVAQIKFENGCLARFLASRVSPDPERTMLIAERDKTVRVDFAKEPYSEVQFFRTPGSAAHSGHVKLDRHLVHDENPLRKELEHFLARIRGTTDPIGTLDDDMRSLELATRILAAMREGKSVPVH